In Luteitalea sp. TBR-22, one genomic interval encodes:
- the hemG gene encoding protoporphyrinogen oxidase: MTGGAPRVLVLGGGIAGLSAAWECHRQGVGAVVLEAQTRAGGVIRTDVVEDVVLDTGPDAFLVSKPGAMTLCRELGIEGRLIAMSPPRGAFVLRDGQLHALPEGGAFGIATRPGPFLRSTLLSPAGKLRVALEPLVPRRRTGGDESAGAFFRRRFGAEAAERIAQPLLGGIHAGDLDRLSVEAVLPQLAHVERDGRSVLLALRRQGQRATEGGAFRSFPNGMAFLVEALVDALPAGTVRLGVGATAIARAGHGWQVGTTTGDRLEADLLLLAAPAGVVAGWLGPVAPEAAGLASGIPYVSSAGVLAVYARTAIARPMHGSGYVSTPGPGREPLLATSWLSNKWAGRAPADRVVLRGFFGGAFDEAALAQSDETLVGIAHQTWQRRFGVEAPPLLTRVVRWTRTSPQHEVGHGARVRRIDEVLGALPSIAVCGSGFRAVGIPDVATDARAAIRTLLDRWRARGEG; this comes from the coding sequence ATGACGGGCGGGGCTCCACGGGTGCTGGTGCTCGGCGGCGGGATCGCCGGGCTCAGCGCCGCGTGGGAGTGCCATCGGCAGGGCGTCGGCGCCGTCGTCCTCGAGGCCCAGACGCGGGCAGGCGGGGTCATTCGCACCGACGTCGTCGAGGACGTGGTCCTCGATACCGGTCCGGACGCGTTCCTGGTGAGCAAGCCGGGGGCAATGACCCTCTGCCGTGAACTCGGCATCGAGGGACGCCTGATTGCGATGTCGCCGCCACGCGGGGCGTTCGTCCTGCGCGACGGCCAGTTGCACGCCCTGCCGGAGGGCGGCGCCTTCGGCATCGCGACGCGGCCTGGCCCGTTCCTGCGCTCGACGCTGCTCTCCCCCGCCGGCAAGTTGCGCGTCGCGCTCGAGCCGCTCGTGCCACGGCGGCGGACCGGTGGGGACGAGAGCGCCGGGGCGTTCTTCCGGCGCCGATTCGGCGCGGAGGCGGCCGAGCGGATCGCCCAGCCCCTGCTCGGCGGCATCCACGCCGGCGATCTCGACAGGCTCTCGGTGGAGGCCGTGCTGCCGCAACTGGCGCACGTCGAGCGCGACGGCCGGAGCGTCCTCCTGGCCCTCCGACGCCAGGGCCAGCGCGCCACCGAGGGCGGCGCCTTCCGCAGTTTCCCCAACGGCATGGCCTTCCTCGTCGAGGCCCTCGTGGACGCGCTCCCGGCTGGCACGGTGCGCCTGGGTGTCGGCGCCACCGCCATCGCCCGGGCCGGACACGGCTGGCAGGTAGGAACCACGACCGGCGACCGGCTCGAGGCCGACCTCCTGCTGCTGGCCGCGCCGGCGGGCGTGGTCGCCGGCTGGCTGGGCCCGGTCGCGCCGGAGGCGGCCGGCCTGGCGTCGGGCATCCCGTACGTCTCGAGCGCCGGCGTGCTTGCGGTGTACGCGCGCACGGCAATTGCGCGCCCGATGCACGGCAGTGGCTACGTCTCCACGCCGGGTCCCGGTCGTGAACCGCTGCTGGCCACCAGTTGGTTGAGCAACAAGTGGGCGGGGCGTGCCCCTGCCGACCGGGTGGTGCTCAGGGGCTTCTTCGGAGGTGCGTTCGACGAGGCGGCGCTCGCGCAGTCCGACGAGACACTGGTCGGCATCGCGCACCAGACGTGGCAGCGGCGGTTCGGCGTCGAGGCGCCCCCCCTGCTCACGCGCGTGGTCCGCTGGACACGAACCAGCCCGCAGCACGAGGTCGGCCACGGCGCCCGAGTCCGCCGCATCGACGAGGTGCTCGGCGCGCTGCCCTCGATTGCCGTCTGCGGCAGCGGCTTCCGTGCCGTCGGCATCCCAGACGTCGCCACCGACGCCCGTGCGGCCATCCGGACCCTGCTCGACCGCTGGCGCGCGCGCGGCGAAGGGTAG
- a CDS encoding O-methyltransferase translates to MFATRSLRLPAALACSAFFSLGCQQASTPAASTPTASASPAEADATTALRTPQEVAALPALTPELQQLLTRIREADKGQLAISEEDGRFLRLMIVANRTKKAIEIGGASGYSAIWMGLGLRETGGTLTTIEYDPVRSKELQANIAAAGLGDVVKVVAGDAFKAVPAEPGTFDFVFIDAWKPDYQKYFDMTFPRVRRGGLILAHNVINKGADMQDFLGTVNGRADLLTSIVAPGSEGVSISLKR, encoded by the coding sequence ATGTTCGCGACCCGATCGCTCCGACTTCCTGCTGCCCTGGCGTGCAGCGCGTTCTTCTCCCTCGGCTGCCAGCAGGCCTCGACGCCTGCCGCGTCGACCCCGACGGCCTCCGCGAGCCCGGCGGAGGCGGACGCGACCACCGCGCTGCGCACGCCGCAGGAGGTCGCGGCCCTGCCGGCGCTGACACCCGAACTGCAGCAGTTGCTGACCCGCATCCGCGAGGCCGACAAGGGGCAGCTCGCGATCTCCGAGGAAGATGGGCGGTTCCTGCGGTTGATGATCGTGGCCAACCGGACGAAGAAGGCAATCGAGATCGGCGGCGCGAGCGGCTACAGCGCCATCTGGATGGGGCTTGGCCTGCGCGAGACCGGAGGGACGCTCACCACCATCGAGTACGACCCGGTCCGCTCGAAGGAACTGCAGGCCAACATCGCGGCGGCCGGCCTCGGCGACGTGGTGAAGGTGGTGGCCGGCGACGCCTTCAAGGCCGTGCCGGCCGAGCCGGGCACGTTCGACTTCGTGTTCATCGACGCGTGGAAGCCCGATTACCAGAAGTACTTCGACATGACGTTCCCGCGCGTCCGACGCGGCGGCCTCATCCTGGCCCACAACGTGATCAACAAGGGTGCGGACATGCAGGACTTCCTGGGCACGGTGAACGGCCGGGCCGACCTGCTCACCTCGATCGTCGCGCCCGGCAGCGAGGGCGTGTCGATCAGCCTGAAGCGCTGA
- the rocF gene encoding arginase: MADIHLIGVPLDLGGGRRGVDMGPSAVRIAGIADRLTALGHHVLDRGDIVTPTPETREEGDPKKKYVHDIQSVCDALYERALASHLEHAFPIVIGGDHSLGAGSVAATAAFARRQGQPIGLLWVDAHADMNTPATTVSGNVHGMPLAALLGEDPRELALVGGYEPKVLPQHTVLVGIRNLDEREKEEVRAAGVHVFTMKDIDRQGVAAVMEQAIAIASAGTAGIHVSFDLDVCDPAVAPGVGTPVRGGLDYREAHMVMEMLADARRVMALDLVEVNPVLDVQNTTAVLAAELAASALGQKIL; this comes from the coding sequence ATGGCCGACATCCACCTGATCGGAGTGCCGCTGGACCTCGGCGGCGGGCGGCGCGGGGTGGACATGGGGCCGTCGGCGGTGCGCATCGCGGGCATCGCCGATCGGCTCACCGCCCTCGGCCACCACGTCCTGGATCGGGGCGACATCGTGACGCCCACACCGGAGACGCGCGAAGAAGGCGACCCGAAGAAGAAGTACGTGCACGACATCCAGTCGGTATGCGACGCGCTCTACGAGCGGGCGCTGGCCTCGCACCTGGAGCACGCGTTCCCGATCGTGATCGGCGGCGATCACAGCCTGGGCGCCGGGTCGGTCGCGGCGACGGCGGCGTTCGCGCGCCGGCAGGGCCAGCCAATCGGTCTGCTGTGGGTCGACGCGCACGCCGACATGAACACGCCGGCGACGACGGTGTCGGGCAACGTGCACGGGATGCCACTGGCGGCCCTGCTCGGCGAGGATCCGCGCGAACTGGCGCTCGTGGGTGGGTACGAACCGAAGGTCCTCCCGCAGCACACGGTGCTGGTTGGCATCAGGAACCTCGACGAGCGCGAGAAGGAAGAGGTGCGCGCGGCGGGCGTGCACGTCTTCACCATGAAGGACATCGACAGGCAGGGCGTCGCCGCGGTCATGGAGCAGGCCATCGCGATCGCCTCGGCGGGCACGGCGGGCATCCACGTCTCGTTCGACCTCGACGTGTGTGACCCTGCGGTCGCCCCCGGTGTCGGCACGCCGGTGCGCGGCGGCCTGGACTACCGCGAGGCGCACATGGTGATGGAGATGCTGGCCGATGCCCGGCGCGTCATGGCCCTCGATCTCGTCGAGGTCAACCCGGTGCTCGACGTACAGAACACGACGGCCGTGCTCGCCGCGGAACTGGCCGCCTCGGCGCTCGGCCAGAAGATCCTCTAG
- a CDS encoding DUF2911 domain-containing protein, whose translation MRRAILTLTAAAAVVVAPLALPSTAFAQKVVSSTPGKGGSPHETVEYKVGAATVTIVYGRPYLKGRSLDALAPAGKVYRTGADEATTLKTDKALQIGTLAVPAGTYTLYTLPGSPWQLIVNKQTGQWGTEYTQGQDLGRTPMTAGTLSSPAEQLTIAVVGSNLEIHWGTMKQAVAISAK comes from the coding sequence ATGCGTCGTGCGATCCTGACCCTGACCGCGGCTGCTGCCGTTGTCGTTGCCCCGCTGGCCCTGCCCTCCACCGCCTTCGCTCAGAAGGTGGTGTCGTCAACGCCCGGAAAGGGCGGCAGCCCCCACGAGACCGTCGAGTACAAGGTGGGTGCCGCCACCGTGACCATCGTCTACGGTCGCCCGTACCTGAAGGGCCGCAGCCTCGACGCGCTGGCGCCCGCAGGCAAGGTCTACCGCACCGGAGCCGACGAGGCGACGACCCTGAAGACCGACAAGGCGCTGCAGATCGGCACCCTCGCCGTGCCGGCAGGCACCTACACGCTCTACACGCTGCCCGGCTCGCCCTGGCAGCTGATCGTCAACAAGCAGACCGGTCAGTGGGGCACCGAGTACACGCAGGGCCAGGACCTTGGCCGCACGCCGATGACGGCCGGTACGCTGTCGAGCCCGGCCGAGCAGTTGACCATCGCCGTGGTGGGCAGCAACCTCGAGATCCACTGGGGCACGATGAAGCAGGCCGTCGCCATCAGCGCGAAGTAG
- a CDS encoding EscU/YscU/HrcU family type III secretion system export apparatus switch protein gives MTDSPMAPRRRAAALRYVPGETAAPEVVATGEGALAERIIALAREHGIPIHESPDLVTLLTRLPPETAIPPELYRAVAEVIAFLLRTAARR, from the coding sequence ATGACCGACTCCCCGATGGCGCCGCGCCGGCGCGCGGCCGCGCTGCGCTACGTGCCTGGGGAGACGGCGGCGCCGGAGGTCGTGGCGACAGGGGAGGGCGCGCTCGCCGAACGGATCATCGCGCTGGCCCGGGAGCACGGCATCCCGATTCACGAGAGCCCCGACCTCGTGACTCTGCTCACCCGGCTGCCGCCGGAGACGGCCATCCCGCCGGAACTCTATCGCGCCGTCGCGGAAGTCATCGCGTTCCTGTTACGGACCGCGGCCCGGCGCTGA
- a CDS encoding flagellar hook-length control protein FliK: MQITLLPPLLPSEVVTPVQVPGAFAPGVRIMATVLGTNADGATLLSLLGSQVATGAPMHYPQGTRLRLEVVQGGDQPLLRLIGAEAAAPDGPSSAPPVDVPAGAPVSQATYGFAAAVLAARDAPDVRAAALGVARWLPALVSSGVISDAQAHALVRSLAPVPIPTPPAGTPEAAQAAEAVARALAERVADGGVLLERRLADVVRHARSNAETLASHDVRSRLALVSALLAEGPAGLDGAREAVRTLQDALLAEQARTAAHLARDGVVDLRIPLQVDGQDAEMRLRMRVAREAPEQGGADDPAPWRQVRLDLTLEGLGRVQVRLGVVGSEVRTEFIVEGLDAADRLEAGLADLGVALESAGFAHALSRVVVDPVRACSPDELPDLPTQRTILDARA, encoded by the coding sequence ATGCAGATCACTCTCCTGCCGCCCTTGTTGCCCTCGGAGGTCGTGACCCCGGTGCAGGTGCCCGGGGCCTTCGCGCCGGGCGTCCGCATCATGGCGACGGTGCTCGGCACCAACGCCGACGGCGCCACCCTGCTGTCGCTCCTGGGCTCCCAGGTCGCCACCGGCGCGCCGATGCACTACCCCCAGGGCACGCGGCTGCGGCTCGAGGTGGTGCAGGGGGGCGACCAGCCGTTGCTGCGTTTGATCGGTGCCGAAGCGGCAGCGCCGGACGGGCCGTCCAGCGCCCCACCGGTCGATGTACCGGCCGGTGCACCGGTCTCCCAGGCGACATACGGCTTCGCGGCGGCCGTCCTCGCGGCCCGGGATGCCCCCGACGTGCGGGCCGCGGCGCTCGGCGTGGCCCGGTGGCTCCCGGCACTGGTCTCGTCAGGCGTGATCAGCGACGCGCAGGCGCATGCGCTGGTGCGATCCCTGGCGCCGGTGCCGATCCCGACGCCCCCCGCAGGAACGCCCGAGGCCGCGCAGGCCGCAGAGGCCGTGGCACGGGCGCTCGCCGAACGGGTGGCCGACGGCGGCGTCCTGCTCGAGCGTCGCCTCGCCGACGTGGTGCGACACGCGCGATCGAACGCCGAGACACTGGCGTCGCACGACGTCCGCTCGCGCCTGGCGCTGGTGTCCGCGCTGCTGGCGGAGGGGCCTGCGGGGCTCGACGGCGCGCGGGAGGCGGTCCGCACGCTGCAGGACGCCCTGCTGGCCGAGCAGGCGCGGACGGCGGCGCACCTTGCCCGCGACGGCGTGGTCGACCTCCGCATCCCGCTGCAGGTGGACGGACAGGACGCGGAGATGCGACTGCGGATGCGTGTCGCACGCGAAGCGCCCGAGCAGGGAGGCGCGGACGACCCGGCGCCCTGGCGTCAGGTGCGCCTCGACCTCACGCTCGAGGGGCTTGGTCGGGTGCAGGTGAGGCTCGGCGTGGTGGGTTCCGAGGTGCGCACCGAGTTCATCGTCGAAGGGCTCGACGCTGCCGATCGCCTCGAGGCGGGCCTGGCCGATCTGGGTGTGGCCCTGGAGAGTGCTGGCTTCGCGCATGCCCTGTCGCGGGTCGTGGTGGATCCGGTGCGGGCGTGTTCGCCCGACGAACTGCCGGACCTGCCGACGCAGCGCACCATCCTGGATGCCCGCGCATGA